One Elusimicrobiota bacterium DNA window includes the following coding sequences:
- a CDS encoding DUF3604 domain-containing protein has protein sequence MKKVKNYENFNYYDLSECNDKISVHGLDGVKAGQVITFTVEVVVGTKPVLPGDGLMVGVPFGFALPQVTEPQREGYTTVNIPTGVSVQTRVDPKRERFAQVIIQTGQLDVGAKVVLIFGDRSKGCPGIRAPLQAFNQMLVPCCRKEENKLIATSPAVEMRANNFAALRCHLSPTFRQGKPVTLTIVAEDQYGNRLISFTGKIAVLNLSIGKKVPKIIEFTRKDRGNKKVTFIPNSDLPYFRVCTRYKGTEYLSNPSVKLPDDFPYNLYFGELHGHTEMSYDAGGTIEGYYKFARDTAVLDFAAVTDHQIGVKNLGGNTEGTKNIGRYGVHAAAVPFFLMCRMEPRWKYTLGKTKKFNNPGRFVTFPGFELAPSGLSGHRNLYYLEDYPEMLTAPEGWDGKTDILSGYIKNRKVLVIPHHPAIAWNAYVNRNSKGLVYSDISAEYQPVVEMYSKHGCSEYFGTRRPLRGEVVGYHAQDMLVLGHKFGFIAGADTHMGNPGSSMMQSGPFTTLQYRSGLIAVWAKELTRESLWDAIFARRVYATTYNKTVIWFTVNNIFMGNTGSIGYAQYPRKIVLRIHSAVKVVKYEILKNNEVIYAKCEHMIEPDFDIEVEDAAISGKPEDFYYARVTESEGDIVWSSPVWIANK, from the coding sequence ATGAAAAAAGTTAAGAATTACGAAAACTTTAATTATTACGATTTGTCGGAGTGTAATGACAAGATATCAGTCCACGGCCTTGATGGCGTGAAAGCAGGGCAGGTAATAACTTTTACCGTAGAGGTTGTTGTTGGGACAAAACCTGTCCTTCCCGGGGACGGGTTGATGGTTGGTGTACCGTTCGGGTTTGCATTGCCGCAGGTAACCGAACCGCAGAGGGAAGGGTATACAACAGTAAATATACCAACGGGTGTTAGTGTACAAACAAGAGTTGATCCAAAACGTGAACGGTTTGCGCAAGTAATTATCCAAACAGGGCAGCTGGATGTTGGAGCAAAAGTAGTTTTAATCTTTGGTGACCGCAGTAAAGGATGCCCGGGTATCCGCGCGCCGTTACAGGCGTTTAACCAGATGCTTGTCCCGTGTTGTAGAAAAGAAGAGAATAAACTCATCGCGACATCACCCGCAGTGGAAATGAGAGCCAATAACTTCGCAGCTCTGCGGTGCCATCTATCCCCGACTTTCCGTCAGGGTAAGCCCGTAACGTTAACTATTGTTGCAGAAGACCAGTATGGCAACAGATTAATAAGCTTTACAGGAAAAATTGCAGTACTAAATTTGTCTATAGGTAAAAAAGTGCCGAAAATAATTGAGTTTACACGGAAAGACAGAGGGAATAAAAAGGTTACGTTTATACCAAATAGCGATCTACCGTACTTCCGTGTGTGTACGCGATATAAAGGAACAGAGTATTTATCGAATCCGTCAGTAAAATTGCCGGATGATTTCCCGTATAACTTGTACTTTGGCGAACTACACGGGCATACTGAGATGTCCTACGATGCAGGGGGAACGATTGAAGGGTATTACAAATTTGCGCGTGATACCGCAGTGCTTGACTTCGCTGCGGTTACCGATCATCAGATCGGTGTAAAAAACCTTGGCGGTAATACTGAGGGAACAAAAAATATTGGTAGATACGGCGTTCATGCCGCGGCGGTACCGTTTTTTTTGATGTGCCGAATGGAACCCCGTTGGAAATACACGCTTGGGAAAACAAAGAAGTTTAATAACCCAGGCCGGTTCGTCACTTTTCCCGGATTCGAACTTGCACCGTCGGGATTATCCGGTCATCGTAATCTTTACTATCTCGAAGATTATCCTGAGATGCTAACCGCACCGGAAGGATGGGATGGGAAAACAGATATTTTGTCGGGATACATAAAAAACCGTAAAGTACTTGTTATCCCGCACCATCCCGCAATCGCGTGGAACGCATATGTTAATCGCAATTCTAAAGGATTGGTATATTCGGACATTTCGGCAGAATACCAGCCGGTAGTAGAGATGTACTCAAAACACGGGTGCAGCGAATATTTCGGTACACGCCGACCGTTACGGGGTGAAGTTGTGGGATATCACGCACAGGATATGCTTGTTTTGGGGCATAAGTTCGGGTTTATCGCCGGAGCGGATACGCATATGGGAAACCCAGGATCGTCAATGATGCAAAGCGGGCCGTTTACAACATTACAGTACCGCAGCGGGCTTATAGCAGTATGGGCAAAAGAACTTACCCGTGAATCGTTGTGGGATGCTATTTTTGCGCGGCGCGTGTATGCTACTACGTATAACAAGACAGTAATATGGTTCACTGTTAATAACATTTTCATGGGTAATACCGGTTCTATAGGCTACGCGCAATATCCAAGAAAAATTGTTTTACGTATCCATAGTGCTGTAAAAGTTGTGAAGTACGAAATTTTGAAGAACAACGAAGTTATTTACGCGAAATGCGAGCATATGATAGAACCTGATTTCGATATTGAAGTCGAAGACGCTGCGATATCAGGTAAACCTGAAGATTTTTATTACGCACGGGTAACCGAGTCAGAAGGCGATATTGTGTGGTCCTCGCCGGTGTGGATTGCAAATAAATAG